In Lineus longissimus chromosome 13, tnLinLong1.2, whole genome shotgun sequence, one genomic interval encodes:
- the LOC135497986 gene encoding uncharacterized protein LOC135497986 has product MSGEHIKPKLQAPPLRDAHDLELEKTFKAYIKEFNPKVPKSEDGLMNGLVWSYFVTNLDLAFGPERVLLGCDVFNEHYDPQAEREEALNYEQFSKAIDDLLKRNEDYCRGKEDSLAPSRDAIISAIIKRPAKINMPKWIHKCAGHLRDYLLSEAAPKVGVAAAKTIKAIHAVAASSAEDLAGIGAAVPWVAPLIQVFKEVWEHVKAFKTIDDSIEEFAGLLKYASDAIIYIYTKDLYQVANTKDRLEFGLKCTLEKSKKVLLKVNKHCTGNISKLLWAKKDQIKLKEQTRSILDWLSSLQVMQAAESMELLEETNKLLEELKEGLSMQLPEINKKIDGMKALIDAMKETGDDTNAMVGEMKENVEQLLLRVESLDDLATLIHKTQTHHETQQSKPNDYEYDIMLHDTSDQSGEATEKFYRELQDIELSTGKKLRVFYFNKGEPGTDFIALLQDKFYKCEYFFSILTKSKPEETEANWVLRATLIQLLYQKYRKNNLIPIFLGGKQDCHIPFLLRGVTGISYVPENETQVPENETQVPENETQVPGNKTQVPENETQVPENETQVPENETQVPENETPVPEKRTQVPGKKGTWKDDVRGLFEKKK; this is encoded by the exons ATGTCTGGTGAACATATTAAACCGAAGTTACAAGCGCCTCCACTGCGTGATGCACATGATTTAGAGTTGGAGAAAACATTCAAAGCCTACATTAAAGAATTCAATCCAAAG GTACCGAAGAGCGAGGACGGTCTCATGAACGGACTGGTGTGGAGCTACTTTGTCACGAACCTGGACTTGGCGTTCGGCCCGGAGCGTGTATTGCTTGGTTGTGATGTATTTAATGAACACTATGACCCTCAAGCGGAAAG AGAGGAAGCATTGAACTACGAACAATTTTCGAAAGCCATCGACGACTTGTTGAAGAGAAATGAGGATTATTGTAGAGGGAAAGAAGATAGTCTTGCTCCATCACGAGATGCAATCATATCTGCAATCATCAAGAGACCTGCGAAGATAAACATGCCAAAGTGGATTCATAAG TGTGCTGGGCACCTTCGAGATTATCTCCTTAGTGAAGCAGCACCCAAGGTAGGTGTTGCGGCGGCTAAGACGATAAAGGCCATTCATGCCGTTGCTGCATCATCAGCAGAAGATCTGGCAGGAATAGGAGCTGCAGTCCCATGGGTCGCGCCTCTCATTCAAGTCTTCAAAGAGGTGTGGGAACATGTTAAGGCCTTCAAAACGATAGATGACAGCATTGAAGAGTTTGCTGGTTTGTTAAAATATGCTTCTGATGCTATTATATACATTTACACTAAGGACCTGTACCAGGTCGCTAATACAAAAGATAGATTGGAGTTCGGCCTAAAATGTACATTGGAAAAGTCCAAAAAGGTTCTGCTAAAAGTAAATAAGCATTGTACTGGGAACATTTCGAAACTGCTTTGGGCGAAGAAGGATCAGATCAAGTTAAAGGAACAAACGAGATCAATCTTAGATTGGCTGAGCTCACTACAGGTCATGCAGGCTGCGGAAAGTATGGAATTGCTAGAAGAAACTAATAAGCTGCTGGAAGAATTGAAAGAGGGCCTATCGATGCAATTACCAGAGATCAACAAGAAAATTGATGGCATGAAAGCGCTAATCGATGCGATGAAAGAGACTGGTGATGATACAAATGCGATGGTTGGTGAGATGAAAGAGAACGTTGAACAACTTTTACTACGTG TCGAGAGTTTAGATGATTTGGCCACGCTAATTCATAAAACACAAACACACCATGAGACTCAGCAGAGCAAACCGAACGACTACGAGTACGACATAATGCTGCACGACACATCTGATCAATCAGGAGAGGCAACTGAAAAATTCTACCGCGAGCTTCAAGATATTGAATTATCGACTGGAAAAAAACTGAGggttttttatttcaataaaggAGAACCAGGCACAGATTTCATTGCACTGCTTCAAGATAAGTTTTATAAGTGCGAATATTTCTTCTCCATTTTAACAAAGTCCAAACCTGAAGAAACGGAAGCAAACTGGGTATTAAGAGCAACCTTGATTCAACTATTGTACCAAAAGTACAGGAAGAATAATTTGATTCCGATATTTCTTGGTGGTAAACAGGATTGTCACATTCCATTTTTATTACGTGGTGTGACAGGTATTAGCTATGTGCCTGAAAACGAAACACAGGtgcctgaaaatgaaacacaggtgcctgaaaatgaaacacagGTGCCTGGAAACAAAACACAGGtgcctgaaaatgaaacacaggtgcctgaaaatgaaacacaggtgcctgaaaatgaaacacaggtgcctgaaaatgaaacacCGGTGCCTGAAAAAAGAACACAGGTGCCTGGAAAAAAGGGGACCTGGAAGGATGACGTCCGAGGCctgtttgaaaaaaagaaataa